The Thioflexithrix psekupsensis genomic interval AGAAGAAGCGAATTTAAGTTATAAGAAGACACACAAAGAGAATTCGGCAAAAGATGAGGTAAAAGTGGAAGCTAAAAAAAAAGAGATTAAGGATTTAATAGATAAGGAGCGTGAACAGATAGAAAGTGGAGAGGTAATGTACTGGATGCAAGACGAAAGCCATCAGTTGTGGGGAGATATTTGTGGTTATGTTTGGTCGAAAAAAGGAGAAAGAACGTCAATAAAGATGAGTAATTATCGCACTTCTCAAACGTGGTATGGAGCGGTGAATATTTATACGGGAGAATTTATTTTAGATAGGGCAAAGAAAGCTGATACAAAATATACGATAGACTTTATTAACTGGCTCATTTACAGATATAAAGAAGCCCGTCATGTGATTATTTGGGATGGTGCAAGTTATCATCGTTCTGAAGGTTTAAGAACTTATTTAGAGAAATTAAATGGGGGACTTCCAGAATCAGAATGGAAAGTCCGTTTATTAAGATTTGCACCTAATGCCCCAGAGCAAAATCCAGTCGAGGATATTTGGCTTCAAGGTAAGAATTGGGTCAGAAAGAATTTTCATCGCCTATCAAGCTTTAAAGAAGTCACTAGTATGTTTGAGACCTTTTTGTCAGGTAAAGTGTTTAAGTTTAATAAAATTAAACAGTATCTTATACCTAATATCTAGCTAGATATTAAAACTTAATTTGTTTTTATATCTCACATAATTTTGGTATATCATCAGCCCGATATTGTTTATAAAAAGCAATGTCTTTTTCTAATAATCTCAAGGCATGAGCATTAACTAAAATTTTTAATTTATTAAAGCCAATAAAATCAGGTAAATCTTTCCAATGCAAAACATTTTTTTGCGGAAATTCACTGAGTAAAAAATCATCCCATTGAATAGCCATATAGGTCTTGCTACCGGGCTTTAATGCTTCAGTAAAAATGCCTTTAGCATCCTGCCATTTTTCTATATTTCTGCGACTTCCCATATCGCGCCAACTTTTTTTCAAATCCGTGCCGCGTTGCGTTAAATTAAACCAGCGTATATCAGCAACCACTAAATCTTGAGTTGAAAAATGGCTGTCACTTAAATGCAGCACTCTTAAAAAATCATAATTAGGCGTTTGGGAAGGTTTAGGCGCAGTGTCAGAAAATGCTTGAGTATTTATTTTTTCAGAAGGATTTTTTTGTTTATTTAATTTTTTAAAAACACTGTTTCTTTCTGATAAAACATGAGATTTATTCAGTGATAAATTAAACAAAACAGTGCGAATCGATCCTTTTAAAGAGGAGCCTGGAATATAAGGTTGAAATAACGCTGTTTTTATAAAAGGTCTTAATTCCCGTTCGGGCAAATTAGAATGACCAAAACTTTTTAACACATAACTATGTCCTGGCATCTTAGTGTCAGCGGCTTTCATTAAATCTTCAATTTGAGTACTTTTATCGACCAATTCTTTTAAATCTTGATGGGTGCTATTCACTAAAATAGCAAACAATCCATTTTGATCAATCACATGCAATTCATTACCCTTTAATAAAAAATCACCTGCTTCTTGATGCCACAATT includes:
- a CDS encoding IS630 family transposase — its product is MNKRYEDLEELMSTGEAREVKRAMAVRMSLLGFVRAEAALACCVSVQFVDKWKAIYLASGVEGLKLAYKGSPGYLKPREREDVINWIQEKKTITIEELKRYLKEEYDVFYSSNTSYTKLLEEANLSYKKTHKENSAKDEVKVEAKKKEIKDLIDKEREQIESGEVMYWMQDESHQLWGDICGYVWSKKGERTSIKMSNYRTSQTWYGAVNIYTGEFILDRAKKADTKYTIDFINWLIYRYKEARHVIIWDGASYHRSEGLRTYLEKLNGGLPESEWKVRLLRFAPNAPEQNPVEDIWLQGKNWVRKNFHRLSSFKEVTSMFETFLSGKVFKFNKIKQYLIPNI
- the csm5 gene encoding type III-A CRISPR-associated RAMP protein Csm5, whose protein sequence is MDKPTVSYQHIVEILTPVHIGTGQLWHQEAGDFLLKGNELHVIDQNGLFAILVNSTHQDLKELVDKSTQIEDLMKAADTKMPGHSYVLKSFGHSNLPERELRPFIKTALFQPYIPGSSLKGSIRTVLFNLSLNKSHVLSERNSVFKKLNKQKNPSEKINTQAFSDTAPKPSQTPNYDFLRVLHLSDSHFSTQDLVVADIRWFNLTQRGTDLKKSWRDMGSRRNIEKWQDAKGIFTEALKPGSKTYMAIQWDDFLLSEFPQKNVLHWKDLPDFIGFNKLKILVNAHALRLLEKDIAFYKQYRADDIPKLCEI